From a single Planctellipticum variicoloris genomic region:
- a CDS encoding carbon storage regulator, with amino-acid sequence MLVLTRSISESIRIGDDIVIEVVSCGRGSVRLGIQAPRSVKIARSELTEQPPAEPVRRAESPAPAPAPRPKQTVLPFGGTVS; translated from the coding sequence ATGCTGGTTTTGACACGTTCGATTTCGGAATCCATTCGGATTGGCGACGACATTGTCATTGAAGTCGTCAGTTGCGGCCGGGGGAGCGTCCGCCTCGGCATCCAGGCCCCCCGTTCGGTCAAGATCGCCCGCAGCGAACTGACCGAACAGCCCCCCGCGGAACCCGTCCGCCGGGCCGAATCGCCCGCCCCGGCCCCCGCACCACGCCCCAAGCAGACCGTGCTGCCATTCGGCGGAACGGTGTCATAG
- a CDS encoding cupin domain-containing protein gives MPTLIPAPTIIQAAGNKPKRIEEFVGRVNSGTSALSLARMTSPSGWVEPGQTPEFDEFTLVLRGELTVESRGSTLTVGAGQAVIVAAGEWVRYSTPHPDGAEYVAVCLPAFSPATVHRDE, from the coding sequence ATGCCCACGCTGATCCCCGCTCCGACGATCATTCAGGCCGCAGGGAACAAGCCCAAGAGGATTGAAGAGTTTGTCGGGCGGGTGAATTCAGGGACTTCGGCGCTGAGCCTGGCGCGGATGACGAGTCCCTCGGGCTGGGTTGAGCCGGGGCAGACGCCGGAGTTTGACGAGTTCACGCTGGTTCTGCGCGGCGAGCTGACGGTCGAGAGCCGGGGGTCGACGCTGACGGTTGGTGCCGGGCAGGCGGTGATTGTGGCGGCGGGGGAGTGGGTCCGCTACAGCACGCCGCATCCGGACGGGGCCGAGTACGTCGCCGTCTGCCTGCCGGCGTTTTCGCCGGCGACGGTGCATCGGGACGAATAG
- a CDS encoding NAD(P)/FAD-dependent oxidoreductase — protein MKLTADVCIVGAGFAGSLLANILRRQGRQVVLLDRGRHPRFAIGESSTPLGNRLLRDLCQTWDLAEIAPLAKFGSWQQKLPQLTGGLKRGFSYFQHPLDQPFQPTADHATELLVAASSSNEHSDTHWLRADVDTYLYEQAIAAGAIARDQTRVEIRERSPLWQLACERRGEAFEVEAPFLIDGTGEAALLPNFLGLQDRSAEMLTNSRGVFAHFDSVTRWETCAKAHGAVTADYPFPCDDAAQHQVFDFGWMWQLRFVNDVVSIGFALDAAEHPAPADVTPADEFHQWLQRAPSVAEQMRHARVVAPAVGILRSGRLQRWRSPAAGPDYALLAHSAGFVDPLHSSGIAHSLSAVARLALALDPARSADARQQQLAAYAFSMDHELAFIDELVATCYATRRQFGLFAMATMLYFAAATSCERQPGGLSAGFLGAEWPLLREAVRQSRQLLLAARQQVLSRNDLATIRRQLAGILAPVDVVGLFSPETPHMYAHTAAPEF, from the coding sequence ATGAAGCTCACCGCCGACGTCTGTATCGTGGGGGCCGGGTTCGCCGGCAGCCTGCTGGCAAACATCCTCCGCCGGCAGGGACGCCAGGTGGTGCTGCTCGATCGCGGCCGGCACCCGCGATTCGCCATCGGCGAATCCTCGACCCCCCTCGGCAACCGGCTGCTCCGTGACCTCTGTCAGACATGGGATCTCGCCGAGATCGCCCCGCTCGCAAAATTCGGCTCCTGGCAGCAAAAACTCCCCCAGCTCACCGGCGGCCTCAAGCGGGGCTTCAGCTACTTCCAGCACCCGCTCGACCAGCCCTTCCAGCCGACCGCCGATCACGCCACCGAGCTCCTCGTCGCCGCCAGTTCCAGCAACGAACACAGCGACACCCACTGGCTCCGGGCCGACGTCGATACCTACCTCTACGAGCAGGCCATCGCGGCGGGAGCCATCGCCCGCGACCAGACCCGCGTCGAGATTCGCGAGCGATCCCCCCTGTGGCAACTCGCCTGCGAACGCCGGGGCGAAGCCTTCGAAGTCGAAGCCCCGTTCCTCATCGACGGCACCGGCGAAGCCGCCCTGCTCCCGAACTTCCTCGGCCTGCAGGATCGCTCGGCGGAAATGCTCACCAACTCCCGCGGCGTCTTCGCCCATTTCGACAGCGTCACCCGCTGGGAAACCTGCGCCAAGGCCCACGGCGCGGTCACCGCCGACTACCCCTTCCCCTGCGACGATGCCGCCCAGCACCAGGTCTTCGACTTCGGCTGGATGTGGCAGCTTCGTTTCGTGAACGACGTGGTCAGCATCGGCTTCGCCCTCGACGCCGCCGAGCATCCCGCTCCCGCCGACGTCACCCCCGCGGACGAATTCCACCAGTGGCTCCAGCGCGCCCCCAGCGTCGCCGAGCAGATGCGGCATGCCCGCGTCGTCGCTCCCGCCGTCGGCATCCTCCGCTCGGGGCGACTGCAGCGCTGGCGTTCCCCCGCCGCCGGACCGGACTACGCCCTGCTGGCGCACTCGGCCGGTTTCGTCGATCCGCTCCACAGCAGCGGCATCGCACACAGCCTCAGCGCCGTCGCCCGGCTGGCCCTGGCCCTCGATCCCGCCCGCTCCGCCGACGCCCGCCAGCAGCAGCTCGCCGCCTATGCGTTCTCCATGGACCACGAGCTGGCCTTCATCGACGAACTGGTGGCAACCTGCTACGCCACCCGCCGGCAGTTCGGCCTGTTCGCCATGGCGACAATGCTCTACTTCGCCGCAGCGACAAGCTGCGAACGCCAGCCCGGCGGACTGTCCGCCGGGTTCCTCGGAGCCGAGTGGCCCCTCCTCCGCGAAGCCGTCCGCCAGTCTCGCCAGCTCCTCCTCGCCGCCCGTCAGCAAGTCCTGAGCCGGAATGACCTCGCCACGATCCGGCGGCAGCTCGCCGGCATTCTGGCGCCGGTGGACGTCGTCGGCCTTTTCAGCCCCGAAACGCCCCATATGTATGCCCACACGGCCGCGCCGGAATTCTGA
- a CDS encoding asparagine synthase-related protein, with protein MQHHAYVERVVNLLDPAGNILLNMSVDDALARLATGDPERVREIDGQFALLHRDGKSIRMARSIGRPMRYFLAKRAEGPCLVVAERIDEIAVFLNSEGLGGQFHPSYTRMVPAHYVTELALLGCPDPNPIYRRYFAPERNRWGTDLDQIGQAYIAALANEINTWLDQIDRQEPIGVLFSGGVDSGSILLVTYHLLRARGNSPSRLKAFTLSVEGQGKDLQQARQFLRELQLDMLLEPIDVNRMELDYKAAVRVIEDYKPLDVQAATMGLALCKHIRARYPDWKYLLDGDGGDENLKDYPIEENPELTIRSVLNNLMLYQEGWGVDAVKHSLTYSGGQSRGHVRTSAPARAMGFTALSPYALPNVIDVAEGIPFIELTDWDHSKLYALKGEIVRRGVMAITGLDMPVFEKCRFQRGAVEAQLFDDLFPRDERAYRRAMLEAFGL; from the coding sequence ATGCAGCATCACGCGTACGTCGAACGAGTCGTCAATCTGCTCGATCCCGCCGGCAACATCCTCCTCAATATGTCCGTCGACGATGCTCTCGCCCGGCTGGCGACCGGCGATCCGGAACGCGTCCGCGAAATCGACGGCCAGTTCGCCCTGCTGCACCGCGACGGCAAGTCGATCCGCATGGCCCGCTCGATCGGCCGGCCGATGCGCTACTTCCTCGCCAAACGCGCCGAAGGCCCCTGCCTGGTCGTCGCCGAACGCATCGACGAAATCGCCGTCTTTCTCAACAGCGAAGGCCTCGGCGGCCAGTTCCATCCGTCCTACACCCGCATGGTCCCCGCCCACTACGTCACCGAACTGGCCCTGCTCGGCTGCCCCGACCCCAACCCGATTTACCGCCGATACTTCGCCCCCGAACGCAACCGCTGGGGAACCGACCTCGATCAAATCGGCCAGGCGTACATTGCTGCGCTCGCCAACGAGATCAATACCTGGCTCGATCAGATCGACCGCCAGGAGCCGATCGGCGTCCTCTTCTCGGGCGGCGTCGACAGCGGCTCGATCCTCCTGGTGACGTATCACCTGCTCCGCGCCCGCGGCAATTCGCCGTCCCGTCTAAAAGCCTTCACTCTCTCTGTCGAGGGGCAGGGGAAAGATCTCCAGCAGGCCCGCCAGTTCCTCCGCGAGCTGCAGCTCGACATGCTGCTGGAGCCGATCGACGTCAACCGGATGGAGCTCGACTACAAGGCGGCCGTCCGCGTGATCGAGGACTACAAACCGCTCGACGTGCAGGCCGCAACGATGGGGCTGGCCCTCTGCAAGCACATCCGGGCCCGCTACCCCGACTGGAAGTACCTGCTGGACGGCGACGGCGGCGACGAAAACCTCAAGGACTATCCCATCGAGGAGAATCCCGAGCTGACCATCCGCAGCGTCCTCAACAACCTGATGCTCTACCAGGAAGGCTGGGGCGTCGACGCCGTCAAGCACTCGTTGACTTACTCGGGCGGCCAGAGCCGGGGCCACGTCCGGACCTCCGCCCCCGCCCGCGCCATGGGCTTCACGGCCCTCAGCCCCTACGCGCTGCCGAACGTGATCGACGTCGCCGAGGGCATCCCCTTCATCGAACTGACCGACTGGGACCACAGCAAGCTCTACGCACTGAAGGGAGAGATCGTCCGCCGGGGCGTGATGGCGATCACGGGCCTCGACATGCCGGTCTTCGAAAAGTGCCGCTTCCAGCGCGGCGCCGTCGAGGCCCAGCTCTTCGACGACCTCTTCCCCCGCGACGAACGAGCCTACCGCCGCGCCATGCTGGAAGCCTTCGGGCTGTGA
- a CDS encoding radical SAM protein, whose translation MPPEPPRFTDAEIVAVRPERAAVDPLLPYAFFSEPEHSAAGVIEPVSTLFLTNRECLFRCLMCDLWQHTTTTDTPRGAIPAQIRHALERLPLARHIKLYNNGNFFDRRAIPPDDHPAIADLVRDFRTVIVENHPKLCTEDCLRFRDRLNGEFEVALGLETIHPEVLPALNKRMTVDDFDRAAGFLRSNGIELRTFLLLKPPFLDEEAAVEWTLRSLDHAFDQSVRVCSIVPVRAGNGMMEELQRQGQFAPPQLASLERVLSEGIARRRGRVFVDLWDVEKFYSCPECGPARKARLQAMNLTQQIQPAVACGCGGSAA comes from the coding sequence GTGCCCCCCGAGCCACCTCGCTTCACCGACGCCGAGATCGTCGCCGTTCGACCGGAGCGGGCGGCCGTCGATCCGTTGCTGCCGTACGCCTTTTTCTCGGAACCCGAACACTCCGCAGCCGGCGTCATCGAACCGGTCTCGACGCTCTTTCTCACCAATCGCGAGTGCCTCTTCCGCTGCCTGATGTGCGACCTGTGGCAGCACACCACCACGACCGACACTCCCCGCGGCGCGATCCCCGCCCAGATTCGCCACGCCCTGGAACGGCTTCCCCTGGCCCGTCACATCAAGCTCTACAACAACGGCAACTTCTTCGACCGCCGGGCCATCCCGCCGGACGATCATCCCGCCATCGCCGACCTGGTCCGCGACTTCCGGACGGTCATCGTCGAAAACCACCCCAAGCTCTGCACCGAGGACTGTCTCCGCTTCCGCGACCGCCTGAACGGCGAATTCGAAGTCGCCCTCGGCCTCGAAACCATCCACCCCGAAGTCCTCCCGGCTCTCAACAAGCGAATGACCGTCGACGACTTCGACCGGGCCGCTGGATTCCTCCGTTCAAACGGCATCGAACTCCGCACCTTCCTCCTCTTGAAGCCGCCTTTCCTCGACGAGGAAGCCGCCGTCGAGTGGACCCTTCGCTCCCTCGACCACGCCTTCGACCAGAGTGTCCGCGTCTGCTCGATCGTGCCGGTGCGCGCGGGAAATGGCATGATGGAAGAACTGCAGCGACAGGGGCAGTTCGCACCCCCGCAACTGGCATCCCTCGAACGCGTGTTGTCGGAAGGCATCGCCCGGCGTCGCGGCCGGGTCTTCGTCGACCTCTGGGATGTCGAGAAGTTCTATAGCTGCCCCGAATGCGGCCCGGCCCGCAAAGCCCGCCTGCAGGCCATGAACCTGACGCAACAGATCCAGCCCGCCGTCGCGTGCGGCTGTGGAGGCTCCGCCGCATGA
- a CDS encoding WD40 repeat domain-containing protein, translating to MPVFCCRSPSVVIAVLAAVVSGVAEAQPKTLAGHSDPPYAAVYTPDGQRLITAAFDKTLRMWDLTSLTSLRTMQGHTGLVLCLSLSKDAKRLASGSLDNTVRLWDLPVNTPLTTLAAQPGLASVAVSSDGQWWVTGGAGNSIKIWNAADRQLVREIGGLPHPIVRVALRADKQQIAAADAAGFVRLFNANDGTPQGAFGVSTPEITGLVGAPNNSFWLTAGADGLVKRWLNQAAAARVGAGHEGAILALKVSPNNQVVVTGGQDKAVRVWNFGDAKQIRTLDGHAGAVAAVAFNHNDAGRVATGGEDKIARLFNVNDGMLIKAFPEQASAIAAVAIHPNNQELAAADASGAIRVWKIEDGTEIRAFAGHPGGTWSLAYTADGSRLVSGGQDKTVRVWNSGDGVEARKFELPEVVRAVAVSWDQQQVAIGCDDKLVRTFNLNDGAAVATFAGHGDKISGLEYSRDNQRLASSSHDGTVRVWHAVQKRPLQHFAGGGGAVGGVSFATDNQTLAFAGADKLLTIDAVTIQMVHQADDKRVNALAVHPNSSSHLTGGDDGAVKLWNTGGGEPQRQFPGHQGPVRSVAFSPNQQQVASGGSDRTLIVWNLNDARMQFKIATPAEVAQIAFSPDNKKLVIAGSDHLIRSYDPTPPNPLPPMPPGQEPAQTTDGHAATITSLAFFNDNKTVVSAAADGSVKNWSIAAAGAVQTFTGHGSQVYGVALHPTLPLLVSVSNDKTVKWWDLEKNQNTRTSPPQGGAIYAVVFRPDGQTFLTAGADKTVRVYKTDDGTEVKQFAGAGDAVYTVAVDPAGQNVAAAGLDRKIQLWNYETGQLTKTLSGHKDDIYKVEYNPAGTRLLSVGYAGNLLVWDPAQDQPLYASKVAPVVYSATWSPNGEQIAVMANDGKVYLVEVPAAAR from the coding sequence ATGCCGGTTTTCTGCTGCCGCTCGCCGTCTGTTGTCATCGCCGTTCTGGCCGCCGTTGTCAGCGGAGTCGCTGAGGCCCAGCCAAAGACTCTCGCGGGACACTCCGACCCGCCGTATGCAGCGGTCTATACGCCGGACGGCCAGCGGCTGATTACGGCGGCGTTCGACAAGACGCTGCGGATGTGGGACCTGACGTCGCTGACGAGCCTCCGGACGATGCAGGGGCATACGGGGCTGGTGCTGTGTCTGTCGCTGTCGAAGGACGCGAAGCGGCTGGCGTCTGGCTCGCTCGATAACACCGTTCGCCTGTGGGATCTGCCGGTCAATACCCCCCTCACAACGCTCGCAGCTCAACCGGGCCTGGCATCCGTCGCGGTCAGCAGCGACGGGCAGTGGTGGGTGACGGGGGGGGCGGGAAATTCGATCAAGATCTGGAACGCCGCCGACCGGCAGCTCGTGCGCGAGATCGGCGGTCTGCCGCATCCGATCGTCCGAGTGGCCCTGCGGGCGGACAAGCAGCAGATCGCCGCTGCGGATGCCGCCGGTTTCGTTCGATTGTTCAACGCGAACGACGGGACGCCTCAGGGAGCGTTCGGCGTCAGTACGCCGGAGATTACCGGGCTCGTCGGTGCGCCGAACAACTCGTTCTGGCTGACGGCGGGGGCAGACGGGCTGGTGAAGCGCTGGCTGAATCAGGCCGCCGCGGCGCGCGTGGGGGCCGGGCACGAAGGGGCGATCCTCGCCCTGAAGGTCAGCCCGAACAATCAGGTTGTGGTGACGGGGGGACAGGACAAGGCGGTGCGGGTGTGGAACTTTGGCGACGCCAAACAGATCCGGACGCTCGACGGGCATGCCGGCGCGGTGGCAGCGGTGGCGTTCAACCACAATGACGCAGGCCGGGTGGCGACAGGGGGCGAGGACAAGATCGCCCGTCTGTTCAACGTGAACGACGGGATGCTGATTAAGGCGTTTCCGGAACAGGCGTCGGCGATCGCGGCTGTCGCGATCCATCCGAACAATCAGGAACTGGCCGCGGCGGACGCCAGCGGCGCGATTCGCGTTTGGAAGATTGAGGATGGCACGGAGATTCGCGCATTCGCCGGGCATCCGGGAGGGACGTGGTCGCTGGCTTATACGGCCGATGGCAGTCGTCTGGTCTCCGGCGGGCAGGACAAGACGGTCCGTGTGTGGAATTCCGGCGACGGAGTTGAAGCCCGCAAATTCGAGCTGCCGGAGGTCGTGCGGGCGGTGGCGGTGTCGTGGGATCAGCAGCAGGTGGCGATCGGCTGCGATGACAAACTGGTGCGGACGTTCAACCTGAATGACGGGGCGGCCGTGGCCACGTTCGCCGGCCATGGGGACAAGATCTCCGGGCTCGAATACAGCCGGGACAATCAGCGGCTGGCTTCGTCGAGCCATGACGGGACCGTTCGCGTGTGGCATGCCGTGCAAAAGCGGCCGCTGCAGCATTTTGCAGGGGGCGGCGGAGCGGTTGGCGGCGTGAGCTTTGCGACCGATAACCAGACGCTGGCGTTCGCTGGGGCCGATAAGCTTCTGACGATCGACGCGGTGACGATCCAGATGGTGCATCAGGCCGATGACAAGCGGGTGAATGCGCTGGCCGTGCATCCCAACAGCAGTTCGCACCTGACCGGGGGGGATGATGGTGCGGTCAAGCTCTGGAATACGGGCGGCGGGGAACCGCAGCGTCAGTTTCCCGGGCATCAGGGGCCGGTCCGTTCGGTGGCCTTCAGCCCGAATCAGCAGCAGGTGGCATCGGGGGGGAGCGATCGAACGCTGATCGTCTGGAATCTCAACGACGCCCGGATGCAGTTCAAGATCGCGACGCCGGCGGAAGTTGCTCAGATCGCGTTCAGCCCGGACAATAAGAAGCTGGTGATTGCGGGGAGCGATCATCTGATCCGCAGCTACGATCCGACGCCCCCCAATCCTCTGCCCCCGATGCCCCCCGGCCAGGAGCCGGCCCAGACTACGGACGGGCATGCGGCGACGATCACCAGCCTGGCGTTTTTCAACGACAACAAGACTGTGGTCAGTGCCGCAGCGGATGGTTCGGTGAAGAACTGGTCGATTGCCGCGGCGGGGGCGGTGCAGACCTTTACGGGGCACGGTTCGCAGGTGTATGGCGTGGCGCTGCATCCGACGCTGCCGCTGCTGGTTTCGGTCTCGAACGACAAGACGGTCAAGTGGTGGGATCTGGAGAAGAACCAGAACACGCGGACGTCGCCGCCGCAGGGAGGGGCGATCTACGCGGTCGTCTTCCGGCCGGACGGTCAGACGTTTCTGACGGCGGGGGCGGATAAGACGGTGCGGGTCTACAAGACCGACGACGGCACCGAGGTGAAGCAGTTCGCCGGGGCGGGAGACGCAGTTTATACGGTGGCGGTCGATCCCGCTGGGCAGAACGTGGCGGCGGCGGGGCTGGATCGGAAGATTCAACTCTGGAACTACGAAACCGGCCAACTGACGAAGACGCTCAGCGGTCACAAGGATGACATTTACAAGGTCGAGTACAACCCGGCAGGGACGCGGCTGCTGTCGGTCGGGTATGCCGGGAATCTGCTGGTCTGGGATCCCGCGCAGGATCAGCCGTTGTATGCCAGCAAAGTCGCGCCGGTGGTCTATTCCGCAACGTGGTCGCCCAACGGGGAGCAGATTGCGGTGATGGCCAATGACGGCAAAGTCTACCTGGTCGAGGTTCCGGCCGCGGCCCGCTGA
- a CDS encoding HEAT repeat domain-containing protein → MTTKRESYELWLRDYLRRRYPELEEPLLRAVDAYDAIQDTGQITPGRLAPIIDAVQSSRGPLCANAADLLGGLTGQYPDACDALLALSQHSKSHVRFNAIISIGKSTPRPLALQILRTGLRDKSSRVRTKAADWILQRRIRECIPDLESALAVEKHVETRETMDQGLRMLRDGYVLGNASRGQVLVWVLLPDESQCSSKGAFIDQSELSECGVEVIVQEIVEGKR, encoded by the coding sequence ATGACGACAAAGCGGGAGTCGTATGAACTGTGGCTACGGGACTATCTCCGCCGCCGATACCCGGAGCTGGAGGAACCTCTCCTCCGTGCCGTCGATGCGTATGACGCCATCCAGGACACAGGGCAGATCACCCCCGGTCGACTCGCGCCGATTATCGACGCAGTCCAGAGTTCCCGCGGACCTCTCTGCGCGAACGCCGCCGATTTGCTCGGCGGTCTGACCGGACAGTATCCAGATGCCTGTGACGCCCTTCTGGCTCTCTCGCAGCACTCGAAAAGCCACGTGCGGTTTAACGCCATCATCAGCATCGGTAAGTCAACACCACGCCCGTTGGCTTTGCAGATCTTGCGGACCGGTTTGAGAGATAAGAGCTCACGTGTTCGAACAAAAGCAGCAGACTGGATTCTCCAACGAAGGATCCGCGAGTGTATCCCCGATCTTGAGTCAGCTCTTGCCGTCGAGAAGCATGTTGAAACGAGGGAAACAATGGACCAAGGACTGCGCATGCTTCGCGACGGATATGTTCTCGGGAATGCAAGCAGAGGGCAGGTATTAGTGTGGGTGCTGTTGCCGGATGAATCGCAATGTTCTTCGAAGGGAGCATTCATCGATCAGTCGGAACTGTCCGAGTGCGGCGTCGAAGTCATCGTTCAGGAAATCGTCGAAGGAAAACGCTGA